TTGaatgtaaacaaaaattagcGTTCACAGTTTCCTGTACTGCATAATGTTATTATTCGCTTCTACACAATGGCTTATGTCAAACAGTACTGCTGGATTAGTATTGCATCATCTTGATTGACCGAACGTTTATCATATTCAGTAtaccatttgaaaaaaattcaccactttcgtatttttttttttagaaagaTTCGGAAGTTCTAAAATCGACGACGAGCTTTTAACTCGTTTTGAGAAGCTGACTGGAAAAAAACCCCATCACTGGCTGAGAAGggggatatttttttcccatcgaGATGTTCATGTGATATTGAACATGTACGAGCAAGGAAAGCCCTTTTACCTTTATACAGGAAGAGGGCCGAGTTCAGAGTCCATGCACTTGGGTCACTTGATTCCGTTCATGTTCTGTAAATGGTTACAGGATGTGTTTAATGTACCACAAGTAATTCAGCTGACCGACGATGAGAAGTCAATATGGAAGGACCTGAAGATTGAAGATGCAATAAAAATGTCTTATAATAATGCCAAGGATATTATAGCATGTGGATTCAATCCGGAGaaaacgtttattttttctgactTGGAGCACATTGGAAATAATCCAGCATTCTATCAGAACATGATCAGGATACAAAGATGCGTCACCTTTAATCAAGTTAGGGGAATTTTTGGATTCGGCGACAGTGATCCAGTCGCCAAAATATCTTTCCCTCCGACGCAAGCGGCACCCGCATTTTCTAGTACCTTTCCATTCATATTTAAAGGTGCAAAAGTCAACTGTCTCATACCATGCGCCATCGATCAAGATCCGTACTTTAGAATGTCCAGAGACATAGCACCCAGGATAGGATTCCCAAAACCAGCTTTAATTCACTCATGCTTTTTCCCTGCGCTGCAAGGATCAAAGACCAAAATGTCAGCCAGTGATAGTAACAGCGCCATATTCTTAAACGACACTCCTAAGCAGATTAAGAACAAAATTAATAAGCACGCATTTTCGGGAGGTCAAGCAACAGTCGAGGAGCACAGAACACTGGGAGGAAATTGCGAGGTTGATATTTCCTATCAGTGGCTCAGGTTCTTCTTAGAAGATGACGAAAGGCTTGTGGAACTCgaaaaagtgagaaaagtATTAGTACTTGCTGAACTAATGAATTTATACTGGACCAAATTATTCATTCGATCAATGTACAATAgttcacaaaaatttcaaatattctagACTTATTTCTGACACCTTCCAAAAATCATCTTTTTCAGGGTTACACGGCTGGAGAAATTCTAACTGGAGAgctgaaaaaagaattgataGAGGTATTGCAGCCTCTGGTTGCCGCGCATCAAGAAAGAAGAAGCAAAATAACGGACGAAGTAGTCAAGCAATTCATGGTACCACGAGATTTAGGCTTCattgcgaaaaaataaatagcaaACTATTTTAGATAGATACTAGCATTATGAAAACTGATCACGGCTTCTGACATTTATACattgcaaattttatttattccggaaaaaaagtatcaatAAAACAATTGCTCCaaatagtgaaaattttcacgatttatcAATCCTGCTATGCATTATATTGATTCATTAACAGGCGTCTTCGTGTATATAGTAGAAACACATTTCGGACGTGTCTAGCGTTGAAATTTGCGCATGCTGTCACGACTCGATATAAATCAGAGCGCATAAACAGCGCTGCATCATCAATGAATAACTGAGAATATCACAGAATGCGTTCATTCTGTTTATTCGGCAATGAAACGGATAAGTACGCGCATGAGCTCATTAGAACCACGCGTCGTAGCGAGGCTGCGTTCACGCTGCACGGGTTCATTCAAGAAGCCCTAAGGCAGCAGCTGTGAAGGAGAAAAAACCGACGAATCGGATGGCTCGTGGCGTACGTACGAGCATTTTCAAACCGTCTACGTACGGTATGTTTCCCATCGTCATTGATACGTTGCATAATTGTCGCGTTATAGATAAAGCGATAAGATAAACGTTCGCACGGTGGTTAGTCGAACCCACGATACGGGAACGATAACGCGATTCCGaggtgttgaaaatttaagcCCCGAGTTCTCCGGCAGACGCGACGGTTTGGCCCGCGAAAAATAACAGTCGGCAAGCCGATTGGACGGCGGTGACGCCTTGTGCGGGTCTATTTATAACCCGCGCATGCGCACTCGCCGGGAAATAAGCATCCGCCATTCATACGAGTCGATTCCGTTGTTTCTGTGTGTTGAGCCTGGTTCGACGACGGGACATGGTGACGGTAATATTTGTGGTCCCTGAGAAAAACATGAGCCGATTCAACTAGCGACGTTTAAATAAGGTGACGCGAAAAATGCGTTGATAGAACATCGTAAACTGTTGTACTGAACCGCTGCTTAATCCGTAGGCATTGTTAGCTCGAGTTTAGTAATAATATTGCTGCAGTTTTACCCACGTAAGTTTTCGTTGGAAGCCTAGTCGCGAGTCGCGAGTCGGTTGCGAGTCGTTGATAGTAGCGTATACGAAAGAATAACAAAACTATTTTTGTCGCTAAAATCGGCGTTGCCAAATCGAGAGACTCGAAATTGCCCCGATAGAGAAACCGTTATTTTCTGTCAACATATAACTCAGCATTCTCACATCTCCGCATTTCACATTATCTAATAATTTACaggcgagagaaaacgagctGAAAACCTGCTGCCAAGTGTTGTGTGAGAAAATTGATACGACGAAAAATGCTCGtcaaataatataaatctGGATTGATACGGCTGAAAACAGCGAACCACTAtagtgagagagagagcaacAGACTATGGGGGCATTTTTAGATAAACCGCAAACAGACAAGTACAATGAGCATGGGGCTGGGAACGGTTTGCGATATGGAGTCGCCAGCATGCAGGGCTGGCGGGTTGAGATGGAGGATGCTCACCGAGCCATAACCGGTCTTGAGGGTGGCTTGTCGGACTGGAGTTACTTCGCCGTGTTCGATGGCCACGCAGGTGCTCTTGTGTCTGCGCACAGCGCGGAGCATTTGTTAGAGTCAATAATGCAAACGGAGGAGTTTAAGGCGGAGGATGTAATAAAGGGTATTCACTCAGGCTTTTTGAGATTAGACGACCGAATGCGAGACTTGCCGGAGATGATTACAGATAAGTCTGGCTCGACGGCTGTTTGTGCTTTCATTTCTCCCAGGCAAATTTATATCGCAAACTGCGGAGATTCAAGGGCTGTACTGTGCCGATCTGGTAATCCAGTGTTCTCAACCAGAGACCACAAGCCTGTTTTACCTGCTGAGAAGGAGAGAATCCAAAAAGCTGGAGGGAGCGTCATGATCCAGCGAGTTAACGGGTCGCTCGCTGTTTCTAGAGCCTTAGGAGATTACGAGTACAAAAATGTCGAGGGTCGTGGCCCATGCGAACAGCTAGTCTCACCCGAACCCGAAATATTTGTCAGGGAAAGAGACGACGTCAATGACGAATTCCTGGTTTTGGCATGCGACGGGATTTGGGACGTTATGACCAACGAGGATCTCTGTGATTTCATTCGTTCTAGGCTACTCTTGACTGACGATTTGGAAGCAGTCACCAACCAAGTCATAGATACCTGCCTATATAAGGTAAGTCTTATCATTCCTTCAGTCATCATTCTTGTCTTGATAAAATGTACAACTTTATCATCAAAGTAAAAATAGATAATGGATATCGTAGTGCAAAACTCGAGCTTTGCACCTTTGGAACAAACGTAGCTTGCTTTCGATAGTCTTAAAGCTGTCGTTTTTTTCAATCCCTTAATTCTGTGTagtttttaaacaaattaaatttatcgTGTAAATTCAAGTATTCTTGTATTGTTCAAAGCACCGTGAAGATAATAATATCACATTAATCATTGGGTACACATTTGCCAACCAGGaacaaatattgtttctaATATATCTCAGATTAAAATAGAAACAGCATCAGCTTGTACTATAATGTAGCAACAAGTAGAAATCTCTTAcagaataatgaaatattcttAAATTTAACTAAGCGTTCATTACCTGCtgcttataaaaattataacatcaTTCGTCATTGATTATTTACTATATTGAAAACAGAGTGGAAGAAGTAATCACTTGCCTGGGCTATAAATACTTATGAGTTGGTTAATTACGCGAGCCTGGGTACTTTAATCATGATAATAAACACTGGGAACTTTGAAGGAAGATAAAATATAGCTTGATAAA
The sequence above is drawn from the Neodiprion pinetum isolate iyNeoPine1 chromosome 2, iyNeoPine1.2, whole genome shotgun sequence genome and encodes:
- the TrpRS gene encoding tryptophan--tRNA ligase, cytoplasmic; translated protein: MALIEIEKLSLEPAGDEEDVVDPWNVQSKNDAGIDYEKLIKRFGSSKIDDELLTRFEKLTGKKPHHWLRRGIFFSHRDVHVILNMYEQGKPFYLYTGRGPSSESMHLGHLIPFMFCKWLQDVFNVPQVIQLTDDEKSIWKDLKIEDAIKMSYNNAKDIIACGFNPEKTFIFSDLEHIGNNPAFYQNMIRIQRCVTFNQVRGIFGFGDSDPVAKISFPPTQAAPAFSSTFPFIFKGAKVNCLIPCAIDQDPYFRMSRDIAPRIGFPKPALIHSCFFPALQGSKTKMSASDSNSAIFLNDTPKQIKNKINKHAFSGGQATVEEHRTLGGNCEVDISYQWLRFFLEDDERLVELEKGYTAGEILTGELKKELIEVLQPLVAAHQERRSKITDEVVKQFMVPRDLGFIAKK
- the LOC124213024 gene encoding protein phosphatase 1B isoform X1, translated to MGAFLDKPQTDKYNEHGAGNGLRYGVASMQGWRVEMEDAHRAITGLEGGLSDWSYFAVFDGHAGALVSAHSAEHLLESIMQTEEFKAEDVIKGIHSGFLRLDDRMRDLPEMITDKSGSTAVCAFISPRQIYIANCGDSRAVLCRSGNPVFSTRDHKPVLPAEKERIQKAGGSVMIQRVNGSLAVSRALGDYEYKNVEGRGPCEQLVSPEPEIFVRERDDVNDEFLVLACDGIWDVMTNEDLCDFIRSRLLLTDDLEAVTNQVIDTCLYKGSRDNMSIVLVTLPGAPKPSAEAQKKEAELEMAIERRIKEIVTQQEGQDGIDFPQLLQHLIDQEMPNLPPGGGLPAKRPFIEQVFREVCPSRANSIELSLSAIPFLPDEKNPALNELTNTY
- the LOC124213024 gene encoding protein phosphatase 1B isoform X2; this translates as MGAFLDKPQTDKYNEHGAGNGLRYGVASMQGWRVEMEDAHRAITGLEGGLSDWSYFAVFDGHAGALVSAHSAEHLLESIMQTEEFKAEDVIKGIHSGFLRLDDRMRDLPEMITDKSGSTAVCAFISPRQIYIANCGDSRAVLCRSGNPVFSTRDHKPVLPAEKERIQKAGGSVMIQRVNGSLAVSRALGDYEYKNVEGRGPCEQLVSPEPEIFVRERDDVNDEFLVLACDGIWDVMTNEDLCDFIRSRLLLTDDLEAVTNQVIDTCLYKGSRDNMSIVLVTLPGAPKPSAEAQKKEAELEMAIERRIKEIVTQQEGQDGIDFPQLLQHLIDQEMPNLPPGGGLPAKRPFIEQVFREVCPSRANSDQHGTNAMSNATSGYRCHL
- the LOC124213024 gene encoding protein phosphatase 1B isoform X3, which gives rise to MGAFLDKPQTDKYNEHGAGNGLRYGVASMQGWRVEMEDAHRAITGLEGGLSDWSYFAVFDGHAGALVSAHSAEHLLESIMQTEEFKAEDVIKGIHSGFLRLDDRMRDLPEMITDKSGSTAVCAFISPRQIYIANCGDSRAVLCRSGNPVFSTRDHKPVLPAEKERIQKAGGSVMIQRVNGSLAVSRALGDYEYKNVEGRGPCEQLVSPEPEIFVRERDDVNDEFLVLACDGIWDVMTNEDLCDFIRSRLLLTDDLEAVTNQVIDTCLYKGSRDNMSIVLVTLPGAPKPSAEAQKKEAELEMAIERRIKEIVTQQEGQDGIDFPQLLQHLIDQEMPNLPPGGGLPAKRPFIEQVFREVCPSRANSESRTS